In the Acidimicrobiales bacterium genome, one interval contains:
- the hisA gene encoding 1-(5-phosphoribosyl)-5-[(5-phosphoribosylamino)methylideneamino]imidazole-4-carboxamide isomerase, with product MDLYPAIDLRGGRCVRLLRGDYEAETAYSDDPVAQALAFAAAGARWIHVVDLDAARTGEAHDRATVEAIVAAVDVPVQVGGGVRSADAARALADIGVARVVVGTAAVRDPDLVSAIAGVQPVAVGLDARGRDVAVSGWTESTGLDLVELAGRFARAGADALVVTEIGRDGTMSGPDVDQLAAVLAVAGDTALIASGGVGRPEDLDALAALRVDGSRLAGVIVGRAIYEGAVDVADAVTRLAGHPR from the coding sequence ATGGACCTGTATCCCGCCATCGACCTGCGGGGCGGGCGCTGTGTGCGCCTGTTGCGCGGCGACTACGAGGCCGAGACGGCCTACTCCGACGATCCCGTCGCCCAGGCGCTCGCCTTCGCCGCCGCCGGGGCGAGATGGATCCACGTGGTCGACCTCGACGCCGCCCGGACCGGCGAGGCCCATGACCGGGCGACGGTGGAGGCCATCGTGGCCGCGGTCGACGTACCCGTGCAGGTGGGCGGCGGGGTCCGGTCAGCCGATGCCGCCCGTGCACTCGCGGACATCGGCGTCGCACGGGTCGTCGTGGGCACCGCGGCGGTGCGTGACCCGGACCTCGTGAGCGCGATCGCCGGTGTGCAGCCGGTGGCCGTCGGACTCGACGCCCGTGGTCGCGACGTCGCAGTCTCCGGCTGGACCGAGTCCACCGGTCTCGACCTGGTGGAGCTCGCCGGTCGCTTCGCCCGGGCAGGTGCCGACGCGCTGGTCGTGACCGAGATCGGGCGGGACGGGACGATGAGCGGTCCCGACGTCGACCAGCTCGCCGCGGTGCTCGCCGTTGCGGGGGACACCGCCCTCATCGCGAGCGGTGGAGTCGGCCGGCCCGAGGATCTCGACGCCCTCGCGGCGCTGCGGGTGGACGGCTCGCGTCTGGCCGGCGTGATCGTGGGGCGGGCCATCTACGAAGGTGCCGTCGATGTCGCTGACGCCGTCACGAGACTCGCAGGACATCCACGATGA
- a CDS encoding co-chaperone GroES encodes MVPPDTGSISGPATANGSGDDDRLPIKMLNDRIMVRIEVAEGERRSTGGILIPATAQVGKRLAWAEVVATGPNVRAMEPGDQVLFNPEDRYEVEVRGADYIILRERDVHAVAAPRLEESSTGLYL; translated from the coding sequence ATGGTACCCCCAGACACCGGGTCGATCTCGGGGCCCGCGACGGCCAACGGCAGCGGCGACGACGACCGGCTCCCCATCAAGATGCTCAACGACCGGATCATGGTCCGCATCGAGGTGGCAGAGGGCGAGCGCCGCAGCACCGGCGGGATCCTGATCCCCGCCACGGCACAGGTCGGCAAGCGTCTCGCGTGGGCCGAAGTGGTCGCCACAGGGCCGAATGTGCGTGCGATGGAACCCGGAGACCAGGTTCTGTTCAATCCGGAGGACCGCTACGAGGTCGAGGTACGCGGCGCCGACTACATCATCCTGCGCGAGCGTGACGTCCACGCCGTGGCGGCGCCCCGGCTCGAGGAGTCGAGCACCGGTCTCTACCTGTGA
- the hisC gene encoding histidinol-phosphate transaminase, translated as MTLPRIRDDLALFSGYHSPQLDVEVRLNTNEAPVPPPAAFVEELAEAVRAVAWNRYPDRSATILRERIAAHHGVDPTMVFAANGSNEVLQCLLLAYTGPGRRVVVFEPTYALHSHIAHLVGAEIVTGERGDDFTVDPVAAAELIDEVGPAVVFVCSPNNPTGVVESPAVLASVLGAARAAGALVVVDEAYGQFATTTAVDHVDADTPLAVTRTFSKTWSMAAARLGYVVAPPSVVEDLETVVLPYHLDAVTQVAGTLAFDHLDAMTERVAALVTERRRLVAGLDALPVDQWPSGSNFVLFRPRDLSGDEVWQGLVDRSILVRNCASWPRLEGCLRVTVGTEAENTSFLAALGEILG; from the coding sequence ATGACCCTTCCGCGCATTCGTGACGACCTGGCCCTGTTCTCGGGCTACCACTCACCCCAGCTCGACGTCGAGGTCAGGCTCAACACGAACGAGGCGCCCGTGCCGCCACCCGCGGCTTTCGTCGAGGAGCTGGCCGAGGCGGTACGCGCCGTCGCCTGGAATCGGTATCCGGACAGATCCGCCACCATCCTGCGCGAGCGCATCGCCGCACACCACGGTGTCGACCCCACGATGGTCTTCGCGGCGAACGGCTCCAACGAGGTCCTCCAGTGCCTGCTGTTGGCCTACACGGGGCCGGGCCGCCGCGTCGTCGTGTTCGAGCCGACCTACGCGCTGCACTCCCACATCGCGCACCTCGTCGGGGCGGAGATCGTGACCGGTGAACGTGGTGACGACTTCACCGTGGACCCGGTTGCCGCGGCCGAGCTGATCGACGAGGTCGGGCCGGCGGTGGTCTTCGTGTGTTCGCCGAACAACCCGACCGGGGTCGTCGAGTCACCGGCGGTGCTGGCGTCGGTTCTCGGCGCCGCGCGCGCCGCCGGCGCGCTCGTCGTCGTCGACGAGGCCTACGGTCAGTTCGCCACGACGACCGCTGTCGACCACGTCGATGCGGATACCCCGCTGGCCGTGACGCGCACGTTCTCCAAGACATGGTCGATGGCCGCCGCACGGCTCGGCTACGTGGTGGCGCCGCCGAGCGTCGTCGAGGACCTCGAGACCGTCGTGTTGCCGTATCACCTCGACGCGGTCACACAGGTGGCCGGCACGCTCGCCTTCGACCACCTCGACGCCATGACCGAACGCGTGGCGGCGCTCGTGACCGAGCGGCGACGTCTCGTCGCGGGCCTCGACGCCCTGCCCGTCGACCAGTGGCCCTCCGGGTCGAACTTCGTGCTGTTCCGGCCCCGCGACCTCTCCGGAGACGAGGTCTGGCAGGGCCTGGTCGACCGGTCGATCCTCGTCCGGAACTGCGCGAGCTGGCCCCGATTGGAGGGTTGTCTGCGGGTCACCGTGGGCACGGAGGCGGAGAACACGTCGTTCCTCGCCGCACTTGGGGAGATACTGGGATGA
- the hisH gene encoding imidazole glycerol phosphate synthase subunit HisH yields the protein MTAGPRLAVLDYGIGNLRSAQKAFEAVGADARLTADHSVIEAADAVVLPGVGAFGRCVDALRDADLARIAVDAAAAGTPFLGICVGMQMLYRGSDEDPGVDGLGILDGHVALLPAGVKRPQMQWNVLAATLDSPMLAGLDGDWVYFVHSYAVVDSPDVAATCDYGGPVTAAVVSDNVWATQFHPEKSGRAGLRLLMNFAGSVQS from the coding sequence GTGACGGCCGGCCCCCGGCTGGCGGTCCTGGACTACGGCATCGGCAATCTACGATCTGCCCAGAAGGCATTCGAGGCGGTCGGCGCGGACGCCCGCCTGACCGCCGACCACTCCGTCATCGAGGCCGCCGACGCCGTCGTCCTCCCCGGGGTGGGAGCCTTCGGGCGCTGTGTCGACGCACTCCGTGACGCGGACCTCGCGCGGATCGCCGTGGACGCCGCGGCGGCGGGGACGCCGTTCCTCGGTATCTGCGTCGGGATGCAGATGCTGTACCGGGGAAGTGACGAGGATCCCGGTGTCGACGGTCTCGGAATTCTCGACGGCCACGTGGCCCTCCTGCCCGCAGGTGTGAAGCGTCCCCAGATGCAGTGGAACGTGCTGGCGGCGACGCTCGATTCCCCGATGCTCGCGGGCCTCGACGGCGACTGGGTGTACTTCGTGCACTCCTACGCCGTCGTGGACAGCCCCGACGTGGCCGCCACCTGTGACTACGGCGGGCCCGTGACCGCGGCGGTCGTGAGCGACAACGTCTGGGCGACCCAGTTCCACCCCGAGAAGTCGGGTCGCGCCGGACTGCGGCTTCTCATGAACTTCGCCGGGAGCGTGCAGAGCTGA
- the hisD gene encoding histidinol dehydrogenase, whose amino-acid sequence MLLRNLDRRGQADPAADLPRPEISGDDPVDAVRTIIADVRGRGDAAVRELGLRFDGVVPDPLTIPQDDMHAALAGLDGEVVAALELAARRIGDFHRLQMPTSALYESEGVTVRSRAVPVDRAGVYVPGGRAVYPSTVLMTAIPARVAGVAEIAMCVPPGADGTIPAVTLAAAAVAGVDEVHPIGGAQAIAALAYGTDSVRPVDVIAGPGNVFVAIAKREVAGDVGVAAAFAGPSEVVVIADASADPRLVAIDIALQAEHGPDGLAWLITWDPAVADAVGRELATIVEASPRRAEIEATLDGGGYAVLVDGPDAALAVANAIAPEHLEIQTADPASLADGVRHAGAVFCGPWAPASIGDYVAGPSHVLPTDGTARFAGALTVHDFLKDLHVVTLDRAGLEAVGPAAATLADAEGLAAHALSIRARLQS is encoded by the coding sequence ATGCTCCTGCGCAACCTGGACCGACGCGGTCAGGCCGATCCCGCTGCGGACCTCCCCCGCCCCGAGATCAGCGGCGACGATCCCGTCGACGCCGTGAGGACGATCATCGCTGACGTGCGTGGCCGCGGCGACGCAGCGGTCCGCGAGCTCGGGCTCCGTTTCGACGGTGTCGTCCCCGACCCTCTGACGATCCCGCAGGACGACATGCACGCCGCACTGGCGGGGCTCGACGGAGAGGTCGTCGCGGCACTGGAGCTCGCGGCCCGCCGGATCGGGGACTTCCACCGCCTGCAGATGCCGACCTCCGCCCTGTACGAGAGCGAGGGGGTCACCGTGCGCTCGCGGGCCGTCCCGGTCGACCGGGCCGGTGTCTACGTGCCCGGAGGCCGCGCCGTGTACCCGTCGACGGTGCTGATGACGGCGATCCCCGCCCGCGTCGCCGGAGTGGCGGAGATCGCGATGTGCGTACCACCCGGCGCCGACGGGACCATCCCCGCCGTGACGCTCGCGGCGGCTGCCGTCGCCGGCGTGGACGAGGTCCACCCGATCGGCGGCGCGCAGGCGATCGCTGCGCTCGCCTACGGCACCGACAGTGTGCGTCCGGTGGACGTCATCGCCGGTCCGGGCAACGTCTTCGTCGCAATCGCGAAACGGGAGGTCGCCGGCGACGTGGGGGTCGCTGCGGCGTTCGCCGGACCGTCGGAGGTGGTGGTCATCGCGGACGCGTCGGCAGATCCCCGACTGGTCGCGATCGACATCGCGCTGCAGGCCGAACACGGTCCGGATGGTCTGGCCTGGCTCATCACCTGGGATCCGGCCGTGGCCGACGCGGTCGGGCGCGAACTCGCGACGATCGTCGAGGCATCACCGCGCCGGGCCGAGATCGAGGCGACCCTCGACGGAGGCGGCTACGCGGTCCTCGTGGACGGACCGGACGCGGCCCTCGCCGTCGCCAACGCGATCGCTCCCGAGCACCTCGAGATCCAGACCGCCGACCCGGCGTCGCTGGCCGACGGTGTGCGCCATGCGGGAGCCGTGTTCTGCGGACCCTGGGCGCCGGCGTCGATCGGCGACTACGTGGCGGGACCGTCCCACGTCCTACCCACCGACGGCACCGCCCGCTTCGCCGGCGCGCTTACCGTCCACGACTTCCTGAAGGACCTGCACGTCGTGACGCTCGACCGGGCCGGGCTCGAAGCCGTCGGCCCGGCGGCGGCCACCCTCGCCGACGCGGAGGGTCTCGCTGCGCACGCACTCTCGATCAGGGCGAGGCTCCAGTCATGA
- the hisI gene encoding phosphoribosyl-AMP cyclohydrolase, with product MPTSTPFTIDADAMAEVTFNSDGLVPAIVQEQATGQVLMMAWMNDESLARTLETGRTWFWSRSRQEYWCKGETSGDRQYVREAWYDCDGDTLLFVVEQEGRGACHTGERSCFFRRLGEPGE from the coding sequence ATGCCGACCAGCACCCCTTTCACGATCGACGCCGATGCCATGGCGGAGGTCACGTTCAACTCTGACGGACTCGTTCCCGCGATCGTCCAGGAGCAGGCCACCGGCCAGGTCCTGATGATGGCCTGGATGAACGACGAGTCTCTGGCGCGGACCCTCGAGACCGGACGGACGTGGTTCTGGAGCCGGTCCCGTCAGGAGTACTGGTGCAAGGGGGAGACCTCCGGCGACCGCCAGTACGTCCGTGAGGCGTGGTACGACTGCGACGGCGACACGTTGCTGTTCGTCGTGGAGCAGGAGGGCCGCGGTGCCTGCCACACGGGGGAAAGGTCCTGCTTCTTCCGCCGCCTCGGCGAGCCAGGAGAGTGA
- the trpB gene encoding tryptophan synthase subunit beta — protein MAMLEPSPEGRFGRFGGRFVPETLVPACEELERAFREAWGDPEFRAELDGLLADYAGRPSALTETPRLSDELGLTLVLKREDLNHTGSHKINNVLGQALLARRMGKTRLVAETGAGQHGVATATAAALMGMECVVYMGEVDIERQALNVFRMKLLGAEVKPALSGSRTLKDAINEAMRDWVATVGDSHYCLGSVMGPHPYPWMVREMHRVIGTEARAQMLERHGRMPDVVTACVGGGSNAAGIFSGFDDTDAELVGVEPAGGAAVGHGVPGVVHGSLSYLMQDEFGQVLEAESISAGLDYPGIGPEHAHLAESGRARYESVTDAEVIEAFQLLARTEGIIPALEPAHALAWVSRDRAALAGKLVLLNLSGRGDKDVGQMMDILG, from the coding sequence ATGGCGATGCTCGAACCCTCCCCTGAGGGCCGCTTCGGTCGCTTCGGCGGCCGTTTCGTGCCCGAGACCCTGGTACCGGCGTGTGAGGAGCTGGAGAGGGCGTTCAGGGAGGCCTGGGGCGATCCTGAGTTCCGTGCCGAGCTGGACGGTCTCCTCGCGGACTACGCCGGCCGACCGTCGGCGCTCACCGAGACGCCGCGCCTGTCCGACGAGTTGGGGCTCACGCTGGTGCTCAAGCGCGAGGACCTGAATCACACGGGCTCCCACAAGATCAACAACGTGCTGGGCCAGGCGCTCCTCGCACGCCGGATGGGAAAGACCCGCCTCGTGGCGGAGACCGGCGCCGGCCAGCACGGGGTGGCGACGGCCACGGCTGCGGCGCTCATGGGGATGGAGTGCGTCGTCTACATGGGTGAGGTGGACATCGAGCGCCAGGCGCTCAACGTCTTCCGGATGAAACTCCTCGGCGCCGAGGTGAAGCCCGCGCTGAGCGGGAGCAGGACACTCAAGGACGCCATCAACGAGGCGATGCGGGACTGGGTCGCCACGGTCGGTGACAGCCACTACTGCCTCGGATCGGTCATGGGTCCCCACCCGTACCCGTGGATGGTCCGCGAGATGCACCGGGTGATCGGGACCGAGGCGAGGGCGCAGATGCTCGAGCGTCACGGCCGCATGCCCGACGTCGTGACGGCATGCGTGGGAGGCGGTTCGAACGCTGCGGGGATCTTCAGCGGTTTCGACGACACGGACGCGGAACTGGTCGGGGTGGAACCCGCAGGTGGCGCGGCCGTCGGTCACGGTGTGCCCGGCGTCGTCCACGGTTCGCTGTCCTATCTCATGCAGGACGAGTTCGGTCAGGTCCTCGAGGCTGAGTCGATCAGCGCGGGTCTCGACTATCCCGGGATCGGTCCTGAGCATGCGCATCTGGCCGAGAGTGGCCGGGCGCGCTACGAGTCGGTCACCGACGCCGAGGTCATCGAGGCGTTCCAGCTACTCGCGCGTACCGAGGGCATCATCCCGGCTCTCGAGCCCGCCCACGCACTCGCGTGGGTATCCCGGGACCGGGCGGCGCTCGCCGGAAAGCTCGTGCTGTTGAACCTGTCGGGGCGTGGCGACAAGGACGTCGGGCAGATGATGGACATCCTCGGCTGA
- the hisB gene encoding imidazoleglycerol-phosphate dehydratase HisB — protein sequence MATESRRRAASVRRDTKETRIEIDIDLDGTGATAVETGLPFFDHMLDQLGRHGGFDLTIRAEGDLEIDAHHTVEDTGILLGKAFAEALGDKTGIRRFANVSVPLDEALVDVALDLSGRPYLHFEADAPGEKILGDPPFDPQLVEEFWRAFVTSAAITLHVTLVRGRNTHHVVESTFKGCARALRDAVRVEGTGVPSTKGVL from the coding sequence ATGGCGACCGAGTCGAGACGGCGCGCCGCATCCGTGCGGCGCGACACCAAGGAGACCCGCATCGAGATCGACATCGATCTCGACGGCACCGGCGCGACCGCCGTCGAGACCGGGCTGCCGTTCTTCGACCACATGCTGGACCAACTGGGTCGCCACGGTGGATTCGACCTCACGATCCGAGCGGAGGGCGATCTCGAGATCGATGCGCACCACACGGTCGAGGACACGGGCATCCTCCTCGGGAAGGCCTTCGCCGAGGCGCTCGGCGACAAAACCGGCATCCGACGGTTCGCCAACGTGTCGGTTCCCCTCGACGAGGCGCTGGTGGACGTGGCGCTGGACCTCTCGGGGCGCCCGTATCTGCACTTCGAAGCCGACGCGCCCGGCGAGAAGATCCTCGGTGACCCGCCGTTCGATCCACAGCTGGTCGAGGAGTTCTGGCGCGCCTTCGTGACGAGCGCGGCGATCACGCTCCACGTGACGCTCGTGCGTGGTCGCAACACCCACCACGTCGTCGAGTCGACCTTCAAGGGCTGTGCCCGTGCCCTGCGCGACGCGGTGCGGGTCGAGGGGACCGGCGTGCCGTCGACCAAGGGCGTGCTGTGA
- the trpC gene encoding indole-3-glycerol phosphate synthase TrpC, translating to MATYLDAILAAHREAAAADRRSLHVALAEVEHLPPARGFRDAIAAVDGLGVIAEVKRRSPSKGDLAADLDPAALAGDYARGGATCLSVLTDVEHFGGSGEDLAAARSAVEVPVLRKDFVVSELDVVDSVAMGADAVLLIAAALDDAELTDFWVLATELGLDALVEVHDEAEVERALAVGARLIGVNQRDLVTFEVDTERAVRVAAVLPDDAVRVAESGVRGPADAAVLAAAGYHAVLVGESLVTSGDPAAAVRALRSAR from the coding sequence ATGGCCACCTATCTCGACGCGATCCTGGCCGCCCACCGTGAAGCGGCCGCCGCCGACAGGCGGTCCCTCCACGTCGCGCTCGCCGAGGTGGAGCACCTCCCGCCGGCCCGCGGGTTTCGAGACGCCATCGCCGCCGTGGACGGACTCGGCGTGATCGCCGAGGTGAAGCGCCGTTCACCGTCGAAGGGGGACCTCGCGGCCGATCTCGATCCGGCAGCGCTTGCAGGTGACTACGCGCGCGGAGGGGCGACGTGCCTCTCCGTACTGACCGACGTGGAGCACTTCGGCGGCAGCGGTGAGGATCTGGCCGCCGCGCGGTCGGCGGTGGAGGTCCCCGTGCTCCGCAAGGACTTCGTCGTGAGTGAGCTCGACGTCGTCGACTCGGTCGCCATGGGCGCCGACGCCGTGCTGCTGATCGCCGCGGCCCTCGACGACGCCGAGCTGACCGACTTCTGGGTACTTGCGACCGAGCTCGGCCTCGACGCGCTCGTCGAGGTCCACGACGAGGCCGAGGTGGAGCGTGCCCTGGCCGTGGGTGCACGTCTCATCGGGGTGAACCAGCGGGACCTCGTCACCTTCGAGGTGGACACCGAAAGGGCGGTGCGCGTCGCCGCGGTCCTGCCCGACGACGCCGTCCGGGTCGCCGAATCGGGCGTGCGGGGCCCCGCCGACGCGGCGGTTCTCGCAGCGGCGGGCTACCACGCCGTCCTGGTCGGGGAGTCCCTCGTCACATCGGGGGATCCCGCCGCCGCCGTGCGCGCCCTGCGAAGCGCCCGGTGA
- a CDS encoding phosphoribosylanthranilate isomerase codes for MFVKICGITTEEDALLSVAMGADAVGFVMAPSTRQISPTRVGDIVRRLPPEILTVGVFRDESPERVVEIVSKSGLRAAQLHGHESVADSVWVGERVPIVIKAFPAGSRELERAADYEPDLVLIDAATPGSGEMFDWSLAEDAPRRLPIVMAGGLTPGNVIEAIAKVHPWGVDVSSGVERSPGRKDPRLVRDFIRAARSAPTGDWEPVTAPEDLYDWQRDERGR; via the coding sequence ATGTTCGTCAAGATATGTGGGATCACGACAGAGGAGGACGCGCTCCTCTCGGTGGCGATGGGCGCCGACGCCGTCGGCTTCGTCATGGCCCCGTCGACGCGCCAGATCAGCCCGACACGGGTGGGCGACATCGTGCGGCGGCTCCCCCCCGAGATCCTCACGGTGGGGGTCTTCCGTGACGAGTCACCGGAACGTGTCGTGGAGATCGTCTCCAAGTCCGGGCTGCGGGCCGCGCAGCTCCACGGTCACGAGTCGGTCGCCGACAGCGTCTGGGTGGGCGAGCGCGTGCCGATAGTCATCAAGGCTTTCCCGGCCGGCTCGCGGGAACTCGAACGCGCCGCGGACTACGAGCCCGACCTCGTGCTCATCGACGCCGCGACGCCCGGCTCGGGGGAGATGTTCGACTGGTCACTCGCCGAGGATGCCCCCCGCAGACTCCCGATCGTGATGGCCGGGGGTCTGACACCGGGCAACGTGATCGAGGCGATCGCCAAGGTTCACCCGTGGGGCGTGGACGTGTCGTCGGGTGTGGAGAGGTCACCGGGCCGCAAGGACCCGCGTCTGGTGCGTGACTTCATCCGGGCCGCCCGTTCGGCCCCGACGGGGGACTGGGAGCCCGTCACGGCCCCCGAGGATCTCTACGACTGGCAGCGCGACGAAAGAGGACGTTGA
- a CDS encoding glycine cleavage T C-terminal barrel domain-containing protein — MTPDAATVDVASGEAALTETVGAVEIARDVVLAVGTDAATFLQGQLSTDLAVMADGDSSWTLVLQPQGKIDVHGRVTRRAADDFVLDVDAGWGDRLLERLSRFLLRVDCTLTPVRWQAVALRGPASASVAATAEVDAAVDWPGSVGRDLLGPEVTVGDATWCPPEALEIVRIAAGVARMGSEMDDSTIPAAAGVVAGSVSFTKGCFVGQELVARIDSRGGNTPERLCGVVGDESLMPGAVLRAGGIEVGRVTSAATSPGRGATIALAYIKRAVEPPVDVLVGTDGSDAAVARVVALPIGE; from the coding sequence GTGACCCCCGACGCCGCGACGGTCGATGTCGCGTCCGGCGAAGCCGCGCTGACCGAGACGGTGGGCGCGGTCGAGATCGCCCGGGACGTCGTGCTCGCCGTCGGTACCGACGCGGCAACCTTCCTTCAGGGGCAACTCTCCACCGACCTGGCGGTGATGGCCGACGGCGACAGCTCCTGGACACTGGTTCTTCAGCCTCAGGGAAAGATCGACGTCCACGGTCGGGTCACCCGCCGCGCCGCCGACGACTTCGTCCTCGATGTCGACGCGGGTTGGGGCGACCGGCTTCTCGAACGACTCAGCCGGTTCCTGTTGCGCGTCGACTGCACGCTGACGCCGGTGCGGTGGCAGGCCGTGGCTCTGCGCGGGCCGGCGTCGGCTTCGGTGGCCGCGACAGCGGAGGTGGATGCGGCGGTGGACTGGCCCGGATCGGTCGGTCGTGACCTTCTCGGTCCCGAGGTCACGGTCGGTGACGCGACCTGGTGCCCACCGGAGGCGCTCGAGATCGTTCGCATCGCCGCCGGCGTCGCCCGGATGGGTTCGGAGATGGACGACTCCACCATTCCCGCGGCGGCCGGCGTCGTCGCCGGGTCCGTCAGTTTCACCAAGGGTTGTTTCGTGGGCCAGGAACTCGTCGCACGGATAGACAGTCGCGGCGGCAACACGCCTGAGAGGCTCTGCGGTGTCGTGGGTGACGAGTCGCTGATGCCTGGCGCTGTCCTGCGGGCGGGTGGAATCGAGGTCGGCCGGGTCACCAGTGCCGCCACCTCACCCGGTCGCGGGGCGACCATCGCCCTGGCCTACATCAAGCGGGCCGTCGAGCCGCCCGTGGACGTGCTGGTCGGCACGGACGGTTCCGACGCAGCGGTCGCCCGGGTCGTGGCGCTGCCGATCGGCGAATGA
- a CDS encoding DnaJ domain-containing protein: MAGRSHYETLGVARAATAAEVRSAYLALARRHHPDRHTGADRVTAERRMQRINAAWTVLGDANRREAYDRTLDVPTVGPGPKGGFRATGHGRVEFTPLDDTEYGRSTEEHPYTRSRAVPRWATMTPFGLFALALVTLFGGVILNSRGVMGLGVVVLAVSAIAFFVIPLLALSASERDRR, encoded by the coding sequence GTGGCCGGGCGGTCCCACTACGAGACGCTCGGCGTCGCCCGGGCCGCCACGGCGGCCGAGGTCCGCTCCGCGTATCTCGCCCTGGCCCGCCGACATCACCCGGATCGGCACACGGGAGCTGACCGGGTGACCGCGGAACGGCGGATGCAGCGCATCAACGCCGCATGGACGGTCCTGGGAGATGCCAACCGCCGCGAGGCCTACGACCGGACACTGGACGTCCCGACGGTCGGGCCGGGTCCGAAGGGTGGGTTCCGGGCGACGGGCCACGGCCGCGTCGAGTTCACGCCGCTCGACGACACCGAGTACGGCCGATCGACCGAGGAACACCCCTACACGCGATCGCGCGCGGTGCCCCGCTGGGCGACGATGACACCGTTCGGGCTGTTCGCGCTGGCACTCGTGACCCTCTTCGGTGGTGTGATCCTCAACAGTCGCGGGGTGATGGGACTGGGGGTCGTCGTGCTGGCGGTGTCGGCGATCGCCTTCTTCGTGATCCCGCTGCTCGCCCTCTCCGCCTCCGAGCGTGACCGCCGATAG
- the hisF gene encoding imidazole glycerol phosphate synthase subunit HisF gives MKVARVIPCLDVDAGRVVKGINFVGMRDAGDPVELAAEYDRQGADELIFLDITASSDDRDTIVEVAAHTAEQVFIPFTVGGGIRSVEDARRLLRVGADKTAVNTAAIARPELLSEIAAEFGAQCVVIAIDARRSTEPGIESGFEVYTHGGRRPTGIDALSWAVEAADLGAGEILLTSMDRDGTRDGFDIELTAAVVDSVGVPVIASGGVGTLDHLVEGVADGHADAVLAASIFHFGEHTIAEAKRHMAARGVTVRPA, from the coding sequence ATGAAGGTGGCGAGGGTCATCCCGTGCCTCGACGTGGACGCGGGCCGGGTCGTCAAGGGAATCAACTTCGTCGGGATGCGCGATGCGGGTGACCCGGTCGAGCTGGCCGCTGAATACGACCGCCAGGGAGCTGATGAGCTCATCTTCCTCGACATCACGGCGTCGTCGGACGACCGGGACACGATCGTCGAGGTCGCAGCGCACACCGCGGAGCAGGTGTTCATTCCTTTCACGGTGGGTGGCGGCATCCGCAGCGTCGAGGATGCCCGACGGCTGCTACGCGTCGGGGCCGACAAGACGGCGGTCAACACGGCCGCCATCGCCCGGCCCGAACTGCTCTCGGAGATCGCCGCGGAGTTCGGAGCGCAGTGCGTCGTGATCGCGATCGACGCCCGGCGGTCGACGGAGCCGGGGATCGAGTCGGGCTTCGAGGTCTACACCCACGGCGGACGGCGCCCCACGGGAATCGACGCGCTGAGCTGGGCGGTCGAGGCCGCAGACCTCGGAGCAGGCGAGATCCTGCTCACCTCCATGGACCGCGACGGCACGCGCGACGGCTTCGACATCGAACTCACCGCCGCCGTGGTGGATTCGGTAGGGGTGCCTGTCATCGCCTCGGGCGGCGTCGGGACTCTCGACCACCTGGTCGAGGGTGTGGCCGACGGCCACGCCGACGCGGTGCTCGCGGCATCGATCTTCCACTTCGGCGAGCACACGATCGCCGAGGCGAAGCGCCACATGGCGGCGCGCGGGGTGACGGTCCGCCCCGCGTGA